CTTCTTCTAAGACGATATAGTAGATTCCCAAATCTGTTTTTTGAGCTTGAGCTGTCAAGTTATTTTCAGCTAAATATTGCTGAATGATTTGGTCTTCTCTTTCAGCTTGTATGTCTGCCTCTATGAGAGGTTCAGTGTCGTTGTTATTACAAGAGAAAAAGACAAATCCAATAAATAAAAATAAAATATAAATGGAAAATTTCATGTGGTTTGATTACTTAGTAATAAATATAAAATATATATTTTTTGGAAGAGGATTTTGGTCAGTTTAGAAAATCTGACTTACGCTGTTTTTTTAGTTAAAAACTTCTACTCTGAATATTAAGATAGAATAAGGTTTTATTGCTGAACCTGCACTTCTTGAGCCATATCCTAAGTGAGATGGAATATAAAGCGTTCCTTTTCCACCTTTTCCAATAAGGGGAATTCCTTCATCCCAACCTTGAATTACTTGTCCTGTGCCAACAGGAAATGAAAATGGAGTTCCTCTACTGAAAGAAGAATCAAATATTTCTCCAGTAGTGAGTAATTTTCCTTCATAATGTACTCTAATAGTTTCTCCATTTTGAATAGGAGAACCTTGCT
This portion of the Bernardetia sp. genome encodes:
- a CDS encoding FKBP-type peptidyl-prolyl cis-trans isomerase, with protein sequence MKLSNIILLFIGFVFLASCKKEEENPSSLAEQDQILQDYFATNNINPQKTESGLYYVVDEQGSPIQNGETIRVHYEGKLLTTGEIFDSSFSRGTPFSFPVGTGQVIQGWDEGIPLIGKGGKGTLYIPSHLGYGSRSAGSAIKPYSILIFRVEVFN